The nucleotide window ACAGCCGGACCGCCTCGCGGGGGTCGTTCCGGGCGATCGCGAGCCCGACGACGTGCGTGACCGGCCGCCGGCTGCCGAAGCGCTGCTGGCCGAAGTAGTTCGGCACGCCGACGGTCGCGTCGATCGGGAACCCGCGGTCGTTGAGGGCGTCCTCCGCGTCACCCGTATCGCCCGCGTCCTCCGCGTCACCCGTATCGCCCGCGTCCTCCGCGTCGCCCGCGTCCTCCGCGTCGCCCGCGAACGCCCGGAGGTCGCGCACCGCGGCGGCGACGCGCTCGGGGGCGTCGTCGACCGCGTCCGCGACCCGGATCTCGAAGGCGTTGCCGGCGAGGTCGCCGAACGAGAGGCTCCGGCCCGCCCGGCCGAGCGCCTCGATCTCGGCCCCGCGGATCTCGGGGAGGTCGTCGGGGTCGGCCCCGCGGACCGTGAACAGCTGCGTGGTGACCGCTCGCTTGTCCTTCGTCCCGGCCCACGAGACGCGCTCGCGGCTGACCCCGAGCGCGTCGGAGAGCCGCCGCGCGAAGTCGTTCGTGTCCCAGTCGCGGAGCGTCGCCCGGACCACCAGCTCCGGATAGCTCCCGGTGTCGGCGTCGAGCGGCTCCGCGTCGAACGCCTCCAGCTCTCGGACCCGGAAGTCGTCGGGCGACTCGCGCAGGCGGCCGCCGATCCCGTCCGCGTCGCTGACGTAGTACTCGATCCCGACGGCCCGCTCCGTCGGGTGCGCCTCGCGGAGCGTGTGTTCTGGAGCCATTCAGTACAGCGAGAGGTCGCCGGTCACGCGGTCGACGCTGTCGTCGCGGGCCGGCCCGACCGCGAGCGCGGTGACGGTCCCCGGGTCGAGCTGGGTGTGGCCGGCGTCGCGAACGATCGCGTACGGCAACCCCTCCTTGTCCGCCTTGTCGGCCAGTTCGAACAGCTGGCTCTCGGAGTCGCCCTTGAGGACGACCTTCTTCTGTCCCTCCCCCTGCCACTTCTTCCGGGCGCGCCGGCCCGCGTCCTGGTACGCCGACAGCGACGCGTGCGCGACCTGCGCGGCGAGTTTCCCCTCGCCCATGCCGATGTCCGTCCGGGCGACGATGGCCTGTTTCATGCCTCCACCCACCGCCGCCGCGGGTTTAGCGCTTCCCTCTCGGCCGCCGTGGCGAGGGCTGGTGGCTGTCAAAATAAGTGAAAAAGGTCCGCGAGAGTGACCGCGCCGTCAGTCGTCGGCCGGCGCTGCGCCGCCACGGGAACTCGATCCGAGTCCGGCGGCCACGTCCGCGACCGTGCGCTCGTTGTCGACGACCCACCGCAGCAGGAGGAACGCGAAGAGGTACTTCGCGATGATGTCCATCCCGCTGTAGGCCCACGAGGTGACGGCGACGTCGAGCACCGCGAGTCCCTCCGCGCCGAGCGCCCAGAAGATCGGGTAGCCGAGCCAGAGGACGACGGTGAGGATCTTCAGCGTGTTGAATATCTCACTGGTACCGGCGATTTCGGCATCCTCGGCCCACTCGGCGAGCAGGATGTAGAGGACGACGACGAAGAACGCGCAGCTGATGACGTACCATACCCAGCGCAGCAGGTAGGAGGAGGTGGTCAGCGCGGCCGCGAGCCCCGTGACGCACATCCCGATGTCGGCCACGACGGCCGTGAACAGCTTTGTCATGTTCGATCCGGCCAGCAGTCCGAGCGCGATGAGGATCATCGGCGTCGACAGCGCCCACGTGAGATACCGACCCCACGGGGTGAGCACTTCCTGCCCGGCCAACGCGTGTCCGGCCGGCATTTCGAGGAAGCTTACCGTGAGCCCGGAGACGAGACCGGTGTAACTCGAGATGGACACCAGCGGCACCATCATGGCGGCGACGAAGATGAGCTGCGCGCGCGGGTCCTCCAAGTTCCGCCCCATATAGAGGAACGCGAGTATCGAGAGGCCGGCGAGCGCGATGTTGATCCAGAGCGACGACGCCAAGAGCGTGTCGGCCTGAATGGCCTCGAATATCTCCGTCTGGGTCATTTCGAGCGGGACTGTTCCGCTTGCGAGTAAGTCAGCTGCTGCTGTTTCGATCATGCGACGTTTCAGTATAACGTGGTGGATTTATTAAATGTACTAACCTGACTGGTAAGGCTTTCTTGACTGATTCCGATATTAGTTCGGATTATTTGAACGTTTTTGATTCTGTGAGGCTGAGGTGGACGGATGTCCCACATCCCGTCGATCAGCGTCCGACCAGCGGGAGGCGGTCGAGCGGCCCGCCGGCGACGTCGGCTTTGACCGCGTCCGCGCAGTGTTCGCCGCCGAGCAGACACATCGGCACGCCGATCCCGGGGTTGCTGCTCCCGCCGACGTAGTAGAGCCGATCGGTCCCCCGGACGCGCGGTCCCGGGCGGAGCGGTCCGGTCTGCCACATCGTGTGCGCGAGGCCGAGCGCGGTCCCGCCGGGCTGGTCGAACCGGTCCGCGAACTCGGAGACGCACGCCGACTCCTCGGCGACGATCCGGTCCCGGAGGTCGACGCCGGTCCGCGACGCCACCGCGTCGAGGACGCGGTCCCGGAGCGCGCCCCGTCGCTCCGGCGTGTCGTCGAGGCCCGGCGCGAGCGGGACGAGCGTCACGACCGCCTCGTGGCCGTCGGGCGCAACCGCCGGGTCCGTCCGCGACGGGACGTTCACGTACACCACCGGCTCGGTGTCGCCCGTCGGCCACGCGGGGTCGTCGAAGATCGCCTCGAAGTGCGGGTCCCAGTCCGTCGGGAGCGCGAGCGTGTGGTGTTCGAGATCCGGCAGCGACCCCTCGACGCCGAGGTACAGCAGGTGCGCGGCGGGGCCGTACGTCCGCGACTCCCAGTAGTTGCCGAGCCGCGGCACCGTCCCCTCGGGGAGCAGTTCGCGCTCGACGTGCGCCGGCGGCGCGTTGCAGACGACCCGGTCGTGGACGTACCGGTCGCCGCCGAGTTCGACGCCGATCCCCTCGTCGAGCGGCTCCAGTCCCGTCACCGAGACGCCCGTGTGAACGTCCGCGCCGGCGTCCTCGGCGACCGTCTCGACCGCCTCGACGACCTCGTACATCCCGCCCAGCGGGTAGTAGACGCCCAGCCCGTAGTCGACGTGGCTCATCAGCTGGTACAGCGCCGGCGTGTTGTGCGGCGACCCCCCGAGAAACACGAGGGTGTACTCCAGCAGCTGTCGCAGCTTCGGGTGGTCGACGTACGTCCGCACCTGCTCGTCGAGGCTGGAGAGCAGGTCGAGCTCTCGCCCCCCGGCGACGACGTCGAGCGAGAGGTAGTCGCGGAACCGCGACCGCCCGGGGAACACGAACCGGTTCATCCCGGCGTCGTACGCCCGCTCCGCGTCGTCGAGGTACTCGCGGAAGGCGTCGCCCGCGCCCGGCTCGTACGACTCGAACAGGTCGGCGGCCGCCGCGGGGTCGGCAGGCACGTCGGCGCGGTCGCCGTCGTCCCAGAACACGCGATAGTGCGGGTCGAGGCGTTCGAGCTCGTAGAACTCCGCCGGCGACCGGTCGAAGTCCGCGAAGAACCGCTCGAACAGCTCCGGCAGCAGGTACCACGACGGCCCGGTGTCGAACCGGAACCCGTCGACTTCGAGCCGGCCGGCCACCCCGCCCACGCGCTCGGCGCGCTCGTACACCGTCACCTCCGCGCCGGCGGCCGAGAGGTACGCGGCCGCCGAGAGCCCGCCGATGCCGCCTCCGACCACCCCCACCGACTGCCCACGGAGCGCCTCGTCGCTCATGCGTGTGTTACGGGTTCGTCTCGTGTGAGTCGTTTCCAACTCTCGTCGGGACTTTATGAGGCCGTCCGTCGAGCCGCCCCGAGGCGTACTCGTTCGGCTCGCTTTTTTTCCGACTTCGGCCGTACGATCGAGGTATGGGACGGCGATCGCAGTCGTCTGACTCCACCTCCGCCAACGCCGTCGAATCGGGGTCGACCGGCTCGGCGGGGTCCGACGGCCTCGCCGGTTCGAACGGGTCCGACGCCGCCGGCGACGACCACGCCGAGGCGGAGCCGGTCCGGGGCGCTTCGGACGCGTCGCCGAGCGGGGCGGCGTGCGGCGACGCCGGGGTCCGCGTCGAGGTCGTGGTCCGCGACCCGACGCTCGCCCCGGTCGCGGAGGCGCTGCCGCCGGGGGCGGTCGCCGAGGATGTTGACCGCGTTCGCGTCGACGGCGCGGTCGTCTCGCAGTTCCGGGCCGACCGACGAGTCGACGCGGAGCTCGTCTTCGACGGCGGCGACGAGCTCGTGTACCGCTGCCGGTGCGGCGCGACGGGGCCGTTCCCCGCCGACGCCGTCGAGTCGCTCGGCTACCCCGTCTCCTCGGTCACGGTTCGGACGGCACCCGACCGCGTCCGACTGGGGCTGTCGCTGCCCGCGGCCGACCCGCTCGGCGAGGTGATCGACGCGCTGGAGGCGACCGGCGGGTCGGTGCGGCTCGAACGGCTCACCAGCTCCGGCGGGGCCGACACCCGATCGGACCCCGTCGTCGTCGACCGCGGACGGCTCACGGAGCGACAGCGAGAGGTGATCCGGACCGCCCACCGGCTCGGCTACTTCGAACACCCCCGTGGGGCGAGCGCGACGGAGGTCGCCGACGACATCGGCATCGCCCGCGCCACCTTCTCGGAACACCTCGCGGCGGCGCAGCGGCGCGTCTTCGAGGACCTCGTCGGCGGGTGAACCGCCTCGAACGCCGCCGACCCCTTCCCACGCGACGGGGGCGACCGCGGTATTGAAACCGTCCAAGCCCTCAGATGGGGTATGTACCGGAGACGGTTCCTTCGGCGGGCCGGTGCCGTCGGGAGCGCGGCGGCGACCGTCGGGCTCGCCGGCTGCGCGGGCGTCGGCGGTGAACCGGACTACGACGTCGGCATGCTCGCCAGCGCGTACGAGCCGCGGCAGGTCACGGTCGCCGTCGGCGACACCGTCGCCTGGATGAACACGAGCGCGCGGGCGCACACCGTCACCGCGACCGAAGGCGGGATCCCGGATGCCGCCGAGTTCTTCGCCTCGGGCGGGTTCGACGACTACGCGACCGCGAAAGAGGCGTGGGACGCCGACTTCGGGGGTATCTTGGAGAGCGGCGACCGCTTCGAACACACCTTCACCGTTCCCGGCGCGTACGAGTACGTCTGTATCCCCCACCGCGAGGGCGGCATGTACGGGACCGTCGTCGTGGAGGAGTGAGCCGCCCCGATGTCCCTCTCGTCGCTCCTCGGGACCGACGTGCTGCTGTTCGCCGCGATCGGGCTGCTCGGCGGCGCGCACTGCATCGGAATGTGCGGTCCGCTCGTCACCGTCTACGCGAGCCGGATGGACGCCGACGCCGGCCGGACCGACGGCGGCGAGGCTGACGCCGCCCGCACCCCGAGCGCGGCGACCGGCCGCGAGGGGCACCTGACAACCTACGAGGTCCGCCAGCACGCGCTGTTCAACCTCGGGCGCGCCGCGAGCTACGCCACCATCGGCACGGCCCTCGGCGCGCTCGGCGGCGCGGTCCTCGTCACGGCCGCGACCCTGACGGGGGCCGCCGAGGCCGTCCGCGGCGGGGTGGGCCTCCTCGTCGGCGCGGCCGTGATCCTCGTCGGCGTCCGCTACCTCCTCGGGGGCGCGACCGGCGGGGTCCACCTCCCCGGACTCGAACGCGTCACGGGCTGTCTCACGGGCCACGTCGACCGGCTCGCGAACGGCCCGGGGATCGTCGCGCTCGGCGCGGTCCACGGACTCCTCCCCTGTCCGATCCTCTATCCGGCGTACCTGTACGCCTTCGCGAGCGGCTCCGCGGTCGCGGGCGGCGTCGCGCTCGGCGCGCTCGGACTCGGCACGATCCCCGCCGTCTTCGCGTACGGGACGCTGATCGAGAGCGTCGACCCCGTCTCGCGCCGCCGGATCCACCGGTTGCTCGGCGTCGCGTTCGTCGCGCTCGGCTACGTCCTGTTCGCGCACGGGCTGATGGCGGTCGGCGTTCACGTGCCGCACCCGAGCCTCCCGTTCTGGAACCCGCTCGACGTCGCCGGCGCAGGGGGGATGTGAGATGAGCGGAACTGATAGCGATCCAGCCGCCGACGCCTGTACCCTCTGTGAACTGCCGACCGAGGGCGTCGACGTGACCGACGACGACGGCAACCGCTTCTGCTGTACCGGCTGCCGCGACGTGTACGCCGCCCTCGGCGACGTCGACGTGGACGCCGACGCGGTCCGAGAGCGCCGACAGGCGAGCGAGGCGAGCGCCGGAGAGGGGGCGGACGACGACGCGGCCGACGCCGACCGCGACGTGCCGGACGGCCACGAGGCGACGTTCTTGGAGGTCGACGGGATGCACTGCGCGACCTGCGAGGCGTTCATCGAGACGGTGGCGACCGACGCCGACGGCGTCAGCGCCGCGAGCGCGAGCTACGTCACCGACACGGTGCGGGTCGACCACGACCCGGACGCCGTCACCGTCGACGACCTCACGGAGACGGTGAGCGGGCTGGGATACAGCGCGTACGCCCGCGACGACGCCTTCTCGCGCCGGCAGGCGAGCAACATGGCGACCGCGCGGCTCGCGGCGGGCGTCATCGTCGGGATGGCGGTCATGCTCCAGTACATCGTCCTCATCTACCCGACGTACTTCGCGTTCCCCTTCTACAACGAGCGGACCCTCTCGTATCTCAACGAGGCGATGGCGTCGACCTCGGGTACGTACTTCTTCATCGTCATCGCCGTGTTGACGACCATCGTCCTCTTTTTCACCGGCAAGCCGATCCTCAGGGGCGCGTACGTCAGCGCGAAGACCCGCTCGCCGAACATGGACCTCCTCGTCGCCATCGCGGCGGTGAGCGCGTACCTCTACAGCACGCTCGCGGTGATATTCGTCGAGTCGCCCTCGATATACTACGACGTGACCGTCGCGATCATCGTGATCGTCACGGTCGGCAACCACTACGAGGACTCGGTGAAAGAGCGCGCGACGGAGCTGCTCTCCGAGGTGACCGCGGTCCAGGTCGACGACGCGCGGCGGCTGACGGCCGACGGCGACGCGGAGTCGGTCGCCGTCGACGCGCTCCGGCCGGACGACCGGATCCTCGTGCGCGCCGGCGAGCGGGTCCCGGTCGACGGCGAGGCGGTCGACGGCGACGCCGCGGTCGACGAGTCGGTCGTCACCGGCGAGTCGCTCCCGGTCCGGAAGGTCGCGGGCGACGCGGTCGTCGGCGGCTCGGTCGTCGCCGACGGCTCGCTCACGGTCGCGGTCGGCCCGGACGCGACCTCCAGCCTCGACCGCGTCGCGGAGCTCGTCTACGACCTCCAGAGCGGGAACCACGGCGTCCAGAAGCTCGCCGACCGGCTCGCGACGGTGTTCGTCCCCGCGGTCCTCGTCATCGCGGTCGTCGCCGCCGGCGCGTCGCTCGCGCTCGGCGGGACCGGAACCGACGCGATGCTCGTCGGACTCACGGTGCTCATCGTCTCGTGTCCGTGCGCGCTCGGGCTGGCGACGCCGCTCGCGGTCGCAGCCGGGATCCGCGACGCCTTGGAGCGCAACATCGTCGTCTTCGACGACACCGTCTTCGAGCGCATCCGCGAGGCCGACACGGTCGTCTTCGACAAGACGGGGACGCTGACGACCGGCGAGATGCGCCTGATCGACCGCGAACTCGACGACGACCTCCTCCGGCTCGCGGCCGCGCTCGAATCGCGGTCCGCGCACCCGGTCGGACAGGCCATCGCGGCGGCGCGGGCCGACCTCGGTGACGGTGCGGACGCCGAGCCCGGCCGGCCGACCGACGACGGCGCGACCCCGGCGGTCGCGGACGGCGGGGCGGAGACGGCGGACGGCGGGGCGGAGGCGGTCGACGCCGACTCCGACGGGGAGGCCGAACCGACCGTCGAGTCCTTCGAGAGCCACGCCCGCGGCGTCTCCGGCGTCGTCGACGGCGTCGAGGTCGTCGTCGGCCACCCGGACCTCTTCGACGAGCGCGGATGGACCGTCCCCGACGCGATCCGCGAGGCGGTCGCCGACGCGCGCGACGTGGGGCGCGTCCCGGTCGCGGTCGGCCGCGACGGCGCGGCCGAGGGGTTCGTCGTCGTGGGCGACGAGCTGCGCGACGGCTGGGAGGAGACGGTGACGGCGCTCGATCGCTCGGGCGTCGAGGTGATCGTCCTCACCGGTGACGACGAGCGCGCCGCGACGGTGTTCGCCGACCACGACGCCGTCTCGTCGGTGTTCGCGGGCGTGCCGCCGGAGGGGAAGGCGGAGACCGTCGCGCGGCTGAAGGAACGCGGCGTCACGGTGATGGTCGGCGACGGGACCAACGACGCGCCGGCGCTCGCGGCGGCCGACCTCGGTATCGCGCTCGGCGGCGGCACGGCGATGGCGGCCGACGCCGCCGACGTGGCCATCGTCGACGACGACCTCGGCTCGGTGGCGACCGTCTTCGAACTCGCCCGCGCGGCCGGCCGGCGCGTGAAGGGGAACATCGGCTGGGCGTTCTGCTACAACGCGGTCGCGATCCCCCTCGCCGCGACCGGCCTGCTCAATCCGCTGTTCGCCGCGGTCGCGATGGGGGCGTCGAGCCTGCTCGTCGTGACGAACTCCTCGCGGGCGTTGCTGTCGGACTGACGGCTCGGTCGCGTCCGCCCCTACCGCAAGCCACTTTCGGCTCACGCGAGTAGGCAGGACCGATGACAGATCAACAGCGGCAGCCAGCGACGCCGACCCGAAACGGGATGCCGGTCCTCGGACTCGGCACGTGGGAGAACGACGACCCGGCACAGTGTACCGAATCTGTGGCGAACGCGCTCGACGCCGGCTACCGCCACGTCGATACCGCACAGATCTACGGCAACGAGGCGGCCGTCGGAAAGGGGATCGCCGAGAGCGACGTCGACCGCGACGATATCTTCCTCGCGACGAAGGTGTGGATCGACGAGCTCGCGCCCGCGGACGTCGCCTCGTCGACCCGGGAGAGCCTCGACAAGCTCGGCGTCGACGCGGTTGATCTCCTCTACGTCCACTGGCCGGCCGGGGAGTACGAGCCGGAAGAGACGCTGCCGGCGTTCGCCGAACTGCGCGACGACGGCCTGATCGACCGGATCGGCGTCTCGAACTTCGAGCCGGAACACCTTGACGCGGCGACGGACGCGCTCGGTGAGACGCCGTTCGCGAACCAGGTCGAGATGCATCCGCTGCTCCGGCAGGAGGAGCTGCGCGAGTACGCCGACGCGAACGACGTCGAACTCGTCGCCTACTCGCCGCTCGCCCGCGGGGAGATCCTCGACGACCCGGCCGTCACCGACATCGCCGAGAAGCACGGCGTCAGCGCGGCGCAGGTGAGCCTCGCGTGGCTCCGCGAATCCGGCGTCACCGCCATCCCGAAGGCGACCGGGATCGACCACCTCCGCGACAACCTCGCGAGCCTCAATCTCGAACTCGACGACGAGGACGTCGCGGCGATCGACGAGCTGGGCCGCACCGACCGGCAGCTCAACCCCGACTTCGGCCCGGACTGGGAGTAACGCTCGCCTGAGCGCGGCCCGGCCGAGTCAGTCTCCGCCCGCGGGCAACCGGATCGTGATCTCGTTGCCCCGGTCGTCGCTCGACTCGACCGCGACGGTGCCGCCCGACAGCTCCACGCTCCAGTAGACGAGCCAGAACCCCAGCCCGCTGCTGTGGTACACGTCGGTCATGTCGTGGTCGCCGGTGAGGACGTTCGCTTCGACGGCCGGGATCGGCGCGTGATCGTCGCTGACGACGATTTCGGCCCCGTCCGGCGCGTACCGGAGCCCGACGGTCACGGCCGGAGCGTCGTCGGCGGCGTGTCGGACCGCGTTCTCGAGGAGTTCCGTCACCGCCGACCGCAGTTCGGCGCGCCCGTCGACCACGACCGGATCGAGCGACACGATCCCGATCGACGCCGCCGGGAACCGCTCGCCGACGCGCTCGACGCACTCCTCGACCACCTCGTCGAGGGCGATCGGCTCGCCGTCCCGGTGGTCGGTGATGAGTTCGATGATCTCCCGTTCCTTCTCCGCGGTCGCGAGGAGCTGTTCGCCGACGTGGCGGATCACCGCGGTGTGTTCGGTCGACTCCGGGACCTCCGACTCCAGCGTCTCCACCGTGCCGAGCATGACGTTGAGGTCGTTCCGGAGGTTATGCCGGAGGAGGTTGTCCATGACGACCAGCTGTCGCTCGCGCCGCCGCCGGTCCGTGACGTCCTTGGTGAACCCCGTGATGCGGACGACATCGCCGTCGACCGTGATCGGCTCGCCTTGAACCCACACCCAGCGGTGGTAGTCCTCGCCGGGGTTCACCCGGTACTCGATGTCGACCGGGTTCCCGTCGGAGAGCCGTTCCATCGCCTCCTCGACCGCGGGGATGTCGTCTGGGTGGATCGCGTCGAGGAACGCGCCCGGGTCGCCCCTGAGTTCCGCGACCGACGTCCCGTAGATCTCCTCGTAGGAGGGGTTCACGAAGAGGAGCTCCGACCAGTCGGCGTTGAACATCCAGAGCACGTCGCTTGAGACCGCCGAAATCTCGCTGAGGTGCGCCGCCGTCTCCTCGCGCTCGCGCTCGGCCCGGACGCGGTCGCTGATGTCGCGCGAGCTGACGACGTAGCCGTCGAGCGCGTCGTCGGTGAGGTTCGACATGCGGCTCTCCAGCCACACCCACGATCCGTCGGCGGTCCGGTGGCGGTACTCGACGGTTATCTCGGTGAACTCTTCGCCGGTGACTGCCTCCCGGAACGCCTCCTCGACCGCCTCTCGGTCGTCGCGGTGGATGTACTCGAACGCGTTCTCACCGATGAGTTCCTCCGGCGTGAAGCCGAGGATCCGCTCGGCGGCACCGCTCACGTACGTGAACGTGCCGTCCCCGTCTATGAGGACGACCTTGTCCTGCGCCTGATCGAGTAGCAATCCGAGCGGTTCAGACGCGGTCATACTTCCGTTCCCGCCCGAGTGTGTATAACAGTCACGACCGTCCGGATCCGCCGGACGATCGCGGGCGAGCCGCGGTGCCGGAAGACCGCGGCGCGACGGGGCGTGCTCGGTCGGTACGAGCGGGATCCGTTCAGTCGTCGCTCGCCGAGAGCGCCTCCCGGATCTCTTCCAGCTTGAAGTACGACGCGAGACCGAGAATCGTCACCGGCCACAGACCGACGAACTGCCCGCGCTGCTTGTCGCCGCGCACGTAGTAGAAGTACAGCGCGAGTGCGACCGACCCGACCGCCGCGAACACTGCGGGTCCGAGTCCGTCGCTGCTGACCTCTTCGACCACTTCGACCGCCGTTTCCTCTGTTGTGTCGCTCACACACTTGTAACGTCCTAGACAGTGATATGTGTTTCCTCGCCACAGACCTCGATCCGAGTCCCGATCGTCTCACACCGTCGTCGGTGTCACGACGACCCGGATCGCTCTCTCCGGAACACGAGTACGAAGATCAGGACCGACAGCAGCACCATGACCGCCGCGAACGCGCGCTCGTCGTCGATAACGGCGTCGACCGAAGTCGGAAGCATACAACTCCGATACGGCCCCCACGACAATATACCTCGGTGTCGGTGACGAACGGGTTCCGTCGGCACCGCGACTCCGATGAGTGGCACGCTGCCGCTCGGACCACCGAAGACTGGTCCGATTTCTCACGAACCGCACGAACCGCACGAAACGATTTGAGGCTGAGGACCGTACCACGGGTATGCGTGACATTGACCCGGACACGTTGATGTTGGTGGCGGGCGTGGTGATCTCGCTGATCGCGCTCGCGGAGCTGTATCCGCTCTGGAAACGTCGCAAAACCGACCGACGGTGACCGGCGTCTCGTCCGCGAGCCCGACTTCGGCGGCGACGGGCCGGGCGGTGCCCGTCAGACGTGTTCCGCGAGGAAGTCGACGATCCCGCGGTACGCCTCGATGCGGTTCTCCAGTTTCGCGAAGCCGTGCCCCTCGTCGTCGAAGATCAGCTTCCGGACGGGAACGCCCTGCTCGCGAGCCTTCTCGACGATCTGTTCGGCCTCGCCGACCGGGACCCGCGGGTCGTTCTCGCCGTGGAGGACGAAGAGGGGGGCCTCGATCCGGTCGATGTTGTTGATCGGCGAGACCGACTCGAGGAACTCCCGGTCCTCCGCCAGCGAGCCGTACTCGGCCTCGCGCAGCGAGCGCCGCCAGTCGCCGGTGTTTTCGAGGAACGTGACGAAGTTCGCGATGCCGACGATGTCGACGCCGGCGGCCCACAGCTCCGGGTACTCCGTCAGCGACGCGAGCACCATGAAGCCGCCGTAGGAGCCGCCCATCGCGACGATCCGGTCCGGGTCGACCTCGGGGTGGTCGTGGAGCCACCCGACGCCCTCGCGGATGTCCTTCACCGAGTCCATCCGCTTTTCCACGTCGTCGAGCCCCGAGTACGCCTTCCCGTACCCCGAGGAGCCGCGGACGTTCGGCTCGAAGACGGCGTACCCGTTGTTCAACAGGTACTGCGTGACCGACGCGAAGGAGGGCCGCCGCTGTGACTCCGGCCCGCCGTGGATGTCGACGACGACGGGGTACCCGGACTCGGGCGGCTCCGTCTCCGGCACGGAAAAGAACGCCGGGATGTCCCTTCCGTCGAAGGTGGGGTAGTGAACCAGTTCGCGCTCGACGAACGAGTCGCGCGGGATCCCCGCGGTCGAGGCACGTGTCCACCGCTCCGCCTCGCCGGTGGCCGCGTCGACGACGTAGACGTTCGCGTTGTGGGTGCTGCCCGTCGCGGTCACCGC belongs to Halorubrum sp. DM2 and includes:
- a CDS encoding PAS domain S-box protein, coding for MTASEPLGLLLDQAQDKVVLIDGDGTFTYVSGAAERILGFTPEELIGENAFEYIHRDDREAVEEAFREAVTGEEFTEITVEYRHRTADGSWVWLESRMSNLTDDALDGYVVSSRDISDRVRAEREREETAAHLSEISAVSSDVLWMFNADWSELLFVNPSYEEIYGTSVAELRGDPGAFLDAIHPDDIPAVEEAMERLSDGNPVDIEYRVNPGEDYHRWVWVQGEPITVDGDVVRITGFTKDVTDRRRRERQLVVMDNLLRHNLRNDLNVMLGTVETLESEVPESTEHTAVIRHVGEQLLATAEKEREIIELITDHRDGEPIALDEVVEECVERVGERFPAASIGIVSLDPVVVDGRAELRSAVTELLENAVRHAADDAPAVTVGLRYAPDGAEIVVSDDHAPIPAVEANVLTGDHDMTDVYHSSGLGFWLVYWSVELSGGTVAVESSDDRGNEITIRLPAGGD